In the Anastrepha obliqua isolate idAnaObli1 chromosome 1, idAnaObli1_1.0, whole genome shotgun sequence genome, one interval contains:
- the LOC129253047 gene encoding 60S ribosomal protein L15, translating into MGAYRYMQELYRKKQSDVMRYLLRIRVWQYRQLTKLHRSPRPTRPDKARRLGYRAKQGYVIYRIRVRRGGRKRPVPKGCTYGKPKSHGVNELKPYRGLQSIAEERVGRRLGGLRVLNSYWVAQDASYKYFEVILVDIHHNAIRRDPKINWLCKHVHKHRELRGLTSAGKSSRGIGKGYRYSQTIGGSRRAAWKRKNTLQMHRKR; encoded by the exons ATGGGTGCCTATCGTTATATGCAGGAATTATACAGGAAGAAGCAGAGCGATGTAATGCGTTATCTGCTTCGAATTCGAGTATGGCAATATAGGCAACTAACTAAACTGCATAGATCCCCTAGGCCTACTCGTCCTGACAAAGCTCGCCGCTTGGGATATCGTGCTAAGCAGGGATATGTAATCTATAGGATTCGAGTTCGACGTGGAGGCCGCAAGCGTCCAGTACCAAAAGGATGCACATACGGTAAACCCAAGAGCCATGGAGTCAATGAACTTAAACCTTACCGTGGATTGCAGTCAATCGCAGaa GAACGTGTTGGACGTAGACTAGGAGGTCTACGAGTTCTAAACTCTTATTGGGTAGCTCAGGATgcttcttataaatattttgaagttatATTAGTGGATATCCATCATAACGCGATAAGACGTGATCCAAAAATAAATTGGCTCTGCAAACATGTCCACAAACATCGCGAACTTCGTGGATTGACCTCGGCAGGCAAGAGCTCTCGTGGAATTGGTAAAGGCTACCGCTATTCGCAAACGATTGGAGGCTCACGTCGTGCTGCATGGAAGCGTAAGAATACTTTGCAAATGCATCGTAAACGCTAG